TCTAAACACTGTAATTCCATGCGAAAATGCATTATTCAGTACATTTTGTCTTAGATGGAAAACAACCAATTAACGtaggtttttattattttaagtcAATAAAAAGTTATAAATGTTCATTATGTCATAAAAGAGTGTTATCTTATTTGtatattacattatatacattgtagGTTACTATAACAATTGCCGTTGAATATACCCTTGATCATCTGTATAGGATATATAGAATACCACTGGttatcatatttacaaaaaatggtTGTGCATGAGTcgtgttgaaaaaaaagttatcttcAATGTGAATTATGGCAACaacaataaacaatataattaacttggtagttaaatgaaaaataagagagaacatAAAAAGAAATGTCTTCCATAACACTTAGACCGACGCTCGTGGACGCTGCCTAAATTTTGAGAAGTTAGCTTTTGATTTGTTGAACTTAATCGCAACAACTTCTCTTCCTGTCCTGTAAAGTTATACAATTTACCATCGTTGCGAATCCGTTCAAcgtttaataattttgaaaaatcactATCAACGGTTTACGACTATTAATAAAGATTTCTTAACATCTGTCATTGGTCTTTATGTgtcattcatctttaaaatcTCTGTTTGAGACACACATTGTAGGGGTTAGGTATGTGCGCTCCTTTATACGTCCCTTCAAGAGATGGCATTGGTTTCCCCGGTTCGTTAGCTATGTTATACTTCTGTACTACGCTGGTTATAAACAAGAACATCTCTATCTCTGCAAGAGCTTGGGCAGCACATGATCTAGGTCCTGCAAAAGAAGAGGCAGAAATTGAAAATCAACCAACAGTCCATTGAAAATTGCGTGGCGACTTAAAGCTTTCTTTCACTATCTTAAACAAGTTGTTACCTAAAGAATAGGATGCGTAAACTTTTTCAAATCCAAAAAGCTGTCCGGAATCATTGATAAAGCGACCAGGGTTGAATTTTTCTGGTTCTGGAAAAATGGAAGAATCCCAATTCACTGTACACAATCCAAGAAGAACCCAAGCGCCTTTGGGAAGAGTGTATCCGTTGACCTGTATATTCTCTGTTAGAACGTGTGTTGGTGCAACAGGGATGGCTGAGGATATCCGAAGGATCTCGTATAAGACTGCCTGGCAGTACGGTAGTGATGGTTTATCTTTCCAGGTCGGAGAGCGGCTTTTTCCAATGGTATTGTCGATTTCCGTTTGCATGTTGCAGACGACATCTGGATGGTTTACCAGGTAAAGGAAAGACCACGAGAGGGCTTGGACAACAGAAACTCCACCGAAAAGAAGACCATATCCCATCAAAAGCATGTCCCGATCTGATGAAAATACGACAAGATGGTAGagtattaaatatttgaaatatttaacgaAATCCATACTTTACAAACTTTTGCACTATTTTTCAATTGCACCAGAACCCGATTAAATATAGTTAAACAAGTACACCTTTAAATGTGTAAGTAAGTGTTTGTCCTAATGAGTGTAAGAGGATGGTGAAACTTAATTTGACCTCAACAatatatatacagtcaaacttcgttatctcgaactagatgggactttGAGATATCCGattattcgagatatcgagagTAAAATACTTTACAAATAAGTAGTTgtgacttacaaatcacttcgacatatccattgtacatgtatttgagatTTCAGTGTTTAggatatcaaagttcaactgtatatatttaaatgaatttgataacACAATTTTTAATGCTTCACAATGCTTTGATAAATggatttaagaaattaatttaaaaaatttctattgatcgacgtaccaaaggaaaaattgaccggaaaacttcatcggTATCTGATGTATATCACTAAGAAACTTAGAATTGCCGtcctttaatatttttcatattttagtaaaaatttatcattttggAATACATATTTAGTTTAGAGCCAAGCTAGTAAAGCTGTTAAACCATTCTATTTCTTATTCTTCCAACAAAAAGGTGAGATCCTGAATGGAAAAATACTGAAATCGTCtaagaaatattcaattttaaaatcattaattggCTTTAGTACTTCGATGgatgatataatttaaaagtAACTTCCAGAAGCTTATACCATTGAATCCTTCCATGTTCTCTCTAGCTTCCCGCATTCTTTCCTGCTCCTGCATAAAACTGTAGATGAAGTCGATCGAGTCTTTTTCATGTGCATTTTCCTTGTGTTCATCTACAAACTGTTGTACTATTTTCAGAATTTCATCGACAAGATGGCGTTGGCGTTTTACTTTGAATCTGTCACCAGGCAAATACTTCAGCCACTCAAACATTGAGAGGATGGCTTGGTCTGGTACTATATATGTTGCTTCATCTACCAACTCAACAAGGCGACTTAGTGTTTCATCCCCGGGTTTGAATTTTTCTCCAAAGAGTAAAGAAGAGACTATGTTATAGTGGTTAGTCTTTATCAGTTTAATGATGTCGATTGGACACCCATTTGCAAGATCCACATCTTTCAGAAAATCTACGACAACATCCGCAACACGTGACTCCTGGGAAGCGCTTCCGGAGTCAATTTTTCTGAAGGTATTAATGACGAACTTCCTTTGCTTTTTCCACACTTGCCCAAACGCACCGAGGAGACCTAAGATGTGTTTAGAAAGTaagtaatcattaaaaaaaattgtgtgttatTAAATTTGATTCCATAAACTACAGGAAACGCAAAAACTTACCAATTATACAACATTAATATCAGAACAAATTGCGTACCCGAGCTTTCAAAATACTCTGTATATCCAAAAACTACTGGATGTTCAACTGTAAAATCAGCTTTTCTCTCGAGCACTTCCGTGAGCGTTTGATGGCCGCAGACTACAATAACTTTTTGTCCAAATATGTTCAGGGTGACAAGGTCGCCATGTTTACGTCGAAGCTCTCTGGAATTGACAAAAAGGATACTTGAAGTCACACAGAATCTTTACAAGTGAGTCAATATATCTATTGTCTATTCCATTTTAATTATATCTCCACTTACAGTAAAACAGGAATTGTTGGTTCAAAATCGACATTTCCCACTAAAAACTTTCCTGGTTCGCGCGGAGGAAGAGTTGTGGCTTCGTTGTTTTCAGACATTgctgaaataaatcaattaaatgttcaaatatttgtCTTCGCAAGGATATCTCGTacggtttttaaaagctatatGGTCTTCATTTTTATGAGCCAGTTCTataatagtttattttttacatttaaaagcactgtttaatcataaaataagATTGAATAACgtgatattgttttttttttcttgtttctatttacatataatttttaaactttttaagaaatataagaAACTCGGTCTCAGGAAGTTTTAATAGTACCTACATACAAATAAGACATAGTTCTCCTTTCATGTCGAAAAGTGCTTTTTTATGGCACCAAACATTAGTCTTATCTGtataatttattgataaaaactgCTATATTTCTGAAATtggtattttacaaaaattttacagaatcattcggattttgttaacaCGTACAAAGAATAatttgatgttttgtttttttgttttagtaacttatgtttatttgtttaagaactctgcttcttagatgAACCtccagctttactttcgacattaacggaagacccactcgttgctttgcaacgaactttgctctagtttcatgatatttttctaccacatttcacatgaaaatatgatacatacacacacaaagtcattttatttgacgtagcacatagaaattcaaagatatcagttttataaaattttatgtcattcaggtctttggtatttcaggtctttagtatgtcccgttTACCGATCCGGATACAatgaaaaactccgaaattttccgaatagataatagtctcgataaaaaagCGCCTAACAGGACAGTCTATGACAACTTTACATTTacgagaaaaacaaaaaaaatatgcaatattttttaaaaggcataacaaatatttcttaatgtaaatttacttttaattcataaaaataagcataaaattaattcaatcgcaacttctcaggcctttccggcaagtttTTCCGAGCTttccggaaaggcccgagaagttgcgattgaatattaattttatttttaaaaaaactatcccgaagaaacgcagttacaatatttaaatctatatcaaataacggaccataataattttccatacaagctaattatcttagaaagttatcaACTTTcgcctatttacaccagcataATCGGTCTCGTTGCAAAGTtacaaatattcaaagtaataaataaaaataatatcttaatAAGCAGGCAAAAAATGCATCATAGGAATATTTAGGAAAAGAAACCGTtcggtttcgtcccccgaatgtttgaatttattcaaCACGCATGTTATGCATCGATCGTAAACTTCAGAAATaatagtgaacaaaatgtacacaGGTCCATTTTTTGATTTGCCAGCGCATTACACATTTTTGATCTCTATCAAAAACGATGTCAAAATACAATCACCCCCGCCTCGACGTCAGGTGCGTATTTTAATAtaaggcgaaataacgcgataccctttttatgtcgtttgttttgtaaaaatatatttttaacatccgGTTTAATTGACCggaaaaactactgcaatgtctattattatacatatacacgAATACTTTATGCTTGACTCTGTACTAAGCATAGCATCGATTAaaagcgtgcacaaaatttgataacaaacaatcggaccaagcagcttttaaATATGTGTGATGCAACGATACTTCTCATTATCGCTCGTTATGCcaaaattgcataaaaaaaccccataaagaataattgaaataattgGGGTGCAATTACAATTATTATAACAATTCATCATCTCTTGACTGCAGCGGCTATTATAATATGATTGATAAATAATCATTACTAGCTCTCTGATTGGCTGATATCCACCAatcatgtaaacttgtaaatccgaatatgcaatcatGTTGGTGTGCGAATCTGAGAATAAAAGTGTGttattctgatcgtgtaacctataaaactcggacATAAACacatgtaagatttgactcagttccttcgtatgatgcatattttgcagctttgttgtttttattagtttattaaaccttcaactttgcacactttcaatacGGTATCTGCATTTGTATCtccaggctcggcaatagcacatctaaCATGAAACAAGTTGACAAATGTAAAATCTACaaatttgttgaattttgacatgaccttatatggcaactgccttgctgcgggaaaaggcatgccgtaatcgccggaatagatgaaaaaaaaaaacccataatgtTCAGCTAAACTTTTGCAATAAGCTTTATATGAACGACACTTGTTCTATCGAAAATACaggtattatttttagaaaaattattgaaactggaccaaagaggttcatgtatgtaaaaatcattgccgatgtgacgaatgcgctaatttctGTTATATAATTCTCATGGTATTATACGATAAGGGATAAACAGAAATGCttaatatcttatttttctaaaataatttgacatgtaatttaaactggaatataagtaaatgAGTACTCTTTTCTAGAAGTGAGACagatcaagaaatttcctaagAGGGTGAATATATTTTCAGCGGCATGGGGTTCGGAGACTGCCTTAAGGTCCCACGGAgctccattgcttctgaattaTAAGCATTTTGAGAGAGAATTTCTAAACGGGTTTTCCGGttattgaaatagtgaaaatggtGGGCGGGCGagtggctgccaaaagggtacagttattgtaccgataactcctcccacagttttcaagataggtagTTGttcttttaaagataaatctatcagaggtatgcaaatAGCTTTTATCAGAGGTATGCAATGGGTAGGATTTTTTATTTCTGCTgaaatttgtcattttttggcaaaatattgcgtATAAGGTACacctattgtacggataactcctcctacagttttcaagataggaagttgttcttttgcacaTCAATTATAAACAGTGGGACGGACCAGAGATATGCAAATTGTTAAGATTTTGAATTCTGATAATTTTTGAAGAATattaccagctgttgaacttatattagtcattttttggcaaaaatattgcatatagagtaccccatttttcTGAAtaggtagtacatgtatttatcaattggagtatggatactgttcacacgaaagaaaacccggtttgctgtcacattgacagcttttctcttgttatttttcagaATTGAAATAATGAGAATTAAACGACTAAGAATAGCGGAAGAATATAtgtaactatacatgtattaacactttttttaaatatcaaaataattttgttgttcaaatgtaagataaataataaaacaatctaaaactgttataaaaagaagattttaaatcattaattaaagcacaaagttttgttaaaaattgaagGGCTTTGAGGAAATAGTAAGGGTAAACTAGTATGATTATGTTTTTGTAATTATGCTTTTTCTTCGGAAATTGGATTTCTGAAATTAAGGAACGGGGTGGGTCAAATGAATTTGATTGTATATGAACTGGTagagttttaattataaaatattttacgaTATATTCTGTATTGACGATGATTTACAAAATTAAGTAGCTGCTTTATGGTAAACAGTACATGTTCACAGGTGGCTGTAAAGCAGTATTATAAAAGCTCTCCGgataatttttatcaaccaacttcactaagtgagtctgtattgaacggtttgaaccgacattcaggacgtcatactcatATACCGTATTaattgcttgaaataaaaaaaaaattgccaattTTCACGTGCATGATAAGTGTctttccctatatattgccgacaatgcaaaaaagaaacacttttaaaaataatatgtacacattttaatttcacgactgTTAACATTATCTttggtaaattttttttggaaaaatggtgggggggggggggggggtggtcacttatacatgtaatatctcttattaatcaaaatctcaaaaccaatgtctttaaatagtttgtttttcttaatgaTAATTTTGCAACTCAGTTATTTAATTGATCAGCTGGCCGACCCCGTGTaaattttcggggggggggggggggtcttacCCAGCTTTGCGGTAGCGATAAGGATGcttttggagatattttctttattcagCCGAACTCTAAACTTTAACAATCTGTTGCATGTTCTCTAATGAAAATGAGTGTATATCTACGTTCATGtcattttatgtaattttttctagtTCTAGGAAGATATCTGAGCAGCATCTTTCTTCAGAGACATATAacagtatatacgtccctgctttcatacattctcttgataaaatgtacaccaagctcataatttatttttccggATGGGAAATGTGTATTGTAGTGgcaggttacatgtaaataacaaacagctTTTTACAGCTGCAATTATTCATCTGTACAACGAAGGCCTGCGGGGTCAACACTATAGTGTTTATGCCTAAGTTTTAAATGTTATGCTATAAAAATTACACTCATTCATACTCAGATTAACAcaccaacacgattgcatattcggatttacaagtttacatatctggatttttgaacacgattagcCTCCATATTTCGCCGTGCAGGTGAAAATAAGGATGTAAAAACTCTACATGTACGTATACTGTATTTAAGCAGTATTTTATTATGCATCAATCACATAAACGGATGGGATTGGGATAACAGGCAttacttttatattatataaatcataCCGGACATACAAAGTCAAAGTCAAAGGATGTTGTGTTGTACAATACCCCCTTTGTATTGTTTCATGCCTCTGTCACATGCTGAATCGTTGATTAAATGCATTATATATACactcagtgtatatttccccttgtTTGCATcggaaatctgcgacgttcaattttctatgaatacactttgATGAATATCCCCAAAACCTCGAGGCTCAAGGATATGGAAAGAAGGCTTTTTGTAGTATTGTCCTACCCTATCTAGGCCATGGCCATTACctttaaacaactttttaaaataaaattttaaagatgactACCATGGAGCTCTTTGTGTATTTGATTCTAGTCGTTAAGGTTGtaaatcttttaattcaaaatcataGTGTCTGATTTTGCTTTTTTGATTACCTCTATTTTGATTAAGATTCATTGAATTTTGTTTCATGGTTTCGAACGGGTGGATGTCGTTAGTATTCcatgttttgaatatttaatttaaatattgagtCTCGAATCTcttatttcgaatctcgaatgtaCAGGTTGTCAAAACGTGTATGCGTGTTcttgaataaaatttaacccAGATCGACTGTatctattaatttatttttatctttataacatttattataattttcttttgtaattagtagttttatttttttataaatggcTTTACTCATCCTTGTACACATTTGTTATAGGTACACTGTACATAAGTGCTTAACTGAAAACAACTTAGTTTCCTGATTAATGACAACTGCAATTACTAGTGCAACCTTATATTCTAGTTAACTACGGTACACATGTAACCGTGTACAAATCGATATACTGTCCCGCCAGGTATTAGTTATTTACGTATTTTCCATCAACGATCAAAGCATTGTAGGCAGCGCTACTTGTTCTCTCGCTTCGACAAACAGCGCTACCCATTTGAACGACTAGTTGTTATGATGTTTTCTGGACCATGTCCAGCGATGTTTATTGacagtaaataaatttaaaatttgtgtcAACATAACCCAAAGCAAATCGAGATCATGGGAAAATTAAAACCTTAGGTAATGATTATCTAAATTATCTAAAAACGCAATGAAAAGCTATATTAATTATTCTATCACCAATCTGAAaaagatatgaaatattttctcgttttatataagtttaatatttactttaaatataaatatataataccaACAAAGGTGTAAGAGCAAGAAAGACAGAACAAATTATCAGGCATTAAGTGTTGCTTTTGTTACTGGGTGGGATAGACATTATTTCTGCTATAAAAACGTTAAAGTTAAGAAAAGCACCTGGAGACGATTTGATCACTAATGAACACATAATACACGGCGGTAAAACACTCGTTGGTTGTCTTTTAAAGCTATTTACTGCCATTGTTGTTCATGATTACATCCCGTTTTGTTGGAAATTTCCCACATGCGCAGCAACAAGGTTTTCAGAAAGAATTAGGCTGCTTGACAGCATTATTTAATCTTCAAGAAACTATTCTTCAAAATTTAGAGCAAAGAAGTAACGTATATGTATGTTTCCTCGATACCAGCAAAGCCTTCGTTACCGTCTGGAGACCTGGACTCATGGTCAAACTACACAAACTTGGCATAACTGGAAAATTATGGTCGCTAATTAACCAGTGTCACCAGGATACTGTGAGCTCAATAGTACTGAACCAGACCCGTTCAGGATGTTTTCCGACATATCAAGGCGTTAGACAGGGTGGTGTCGTGTCTACCtctctttattttgtttacatcgacGACCTTATTCAAGCGTTACAGTATGGTAGCCCAAACACAGGTATACTTAACATACCCAGCAGCTACCCCTCCTTAGCCAACGACTTGTCTTTAATTGCTGTCACTCCACTTGCGCTTCAAAAACTGTTAGACATCGCATTTAGATACGCTTGCAAATGGCGATTTACATTTAACGCATCCAAATCGTGCGTATTGCAGTTCCGTGCACAAGGAGCTAAACTAGACACATGCAACATGTCCTGGCATCTAGGTCCAGCGATTGTATCGTTCAACCGGTCTTACAACCATCTAGgtataattataaatgaaaaatgtaaactCTCTGACCGAATACAGGAGGCTTGTAACAAAGGACGGAAGTCATTTTTTGCACTATCTGACCTTGGTTCACCATTTCTTAATCCTAGAACACTGACTCATCTGTACAAAACAATTCTGCTACCATCAGTACTCTATGGGTGCGAACTCTGGAATAATTTGTCGTTTAGAGACAGAAACCAACTAAATACATTCCaacattttatttgcaaaaactcACTAAACTTACACAAATTAAGCAGATCAGatatgtgtgaatcgtattTCGATGTACTCCCCATATGTGCAGAATTAGACGTTCGAAAGCTACTATTCCTAGGCCGACTATGTCGCCTCAACCCAAAAATGTTAACAAAGAACATTTTCCTCACAAgattattttcttatttcacGATCTCTCGACAAACCAGTTGGGACTTATCCCTGATATTATAAGTATTCTACATTCATATGATCTTACTGATCATTTAATTGCGGACATTTCTGGACGATGGAGTTTTTCCCGAAAAACCTTCCTGGAGAAAAATTGTACGTGACAAAGTGACTGCATCACATGTTTCCCAGCGGCGAACATGTATGTCTCACGACCGTGACTTCACACTTTTCACAGAACTTTATATAAACTCAAATCCGTCCTCTATTTGGAAGATACCCGAACACTACCGAGAAATCGAACTATGCAAGTTTATCTGCAAACTCTGTACTACCACTCGTTTAAATGGagatctatatacatgtattctgtgTAATAATTCATTCTTCAACGTTTTTTAACATTCTTCATGTTACTGTTCGTCCACGGCGACGATTCGCGAAAACTGGTGGGACGTGATCGTAAAATGTTTCGATGTGCGGCTCTCTGCGGAATTGTGTGGGTTATCAGTAAACGACATATTCCTTGTACCGCTGGGGCGCCATACCATTCATGAATCCGATAATAAAGCATTTCGTATTCTTTACTTCAGACTAATACGAAGCGCGGCAGCAGAGTACTACAGATCAACTTCTGTTGTATTCCACACGTGAGAACTTGTGCATTTTTTGTGTATCTATCACCGTGTGAATGGGGATATGGTGATAACTAAATTCTTTAAACCTGAAATACAGGACAGGAGACAATGtaaaattatatgtttattgGTTGATGTCCGTCGCAAAAGTGATCGGACAAAAACCCTATAGCGTCCCCTGTCCCGGTGTTGAATTATTCTTGCCATTAATTGTTCCAAAAAGTCGTGAGGGAAATTTAACTCATTCTCGACATCAAAGAAACGGATTGACATGAGGGCTTTGCATTACAATGACTATTACgtaattaaagctgcttggtccgattttatatcaaattttatgcacgcttttaaacgatggctatgcttagtatatgtataataatagacattgcagtagttttacccgtgagttatgccaaatttcaatgaagaaaaatacgtacaaaatttgctaacaaaacaaacgacattaaaaggtaccgcgttatttcgcctcgtgttaaatttcacccctgacgacgagacggacgactttgacatcgctttaaataaaggtcgaaatgatcagacaaattacaaataaacatgtgtatgttttgttcgctaatatttccacagtctgctttctttacaatcgatgcatattatgcgggttgaataaccccaatcattcgggggacgaaaccaagcggtttccttttctaaacattcccgtgatgcattttggtttgttttttcgtttgcccaaagagaaattatttttatttactttgaatatttctaactttgaaaggagactgattctgctggtg
This genomic window from Crassostrea angulata isolate pt1a10 chromosome 8, ASM2561291v2, whole genome shotgun sequence contains:
- the LOC128160096 gene encoding cytochrome P450 2B10-like; the protein is MSENNEATTLPPREPGKFLVGNVDFEPTIPVLLELRRKHGDLVTLNIFGQKVIVVCGHQTLTEVLERKADFTVEHPVVFGYTEYFESSGLLGAFGQVWKKQRKFVINTFRKIDSGSASQESRVADVVVDFLKDVDLANGCPIDIIKLIKTNHYNIVSSLLFGEKFKPGDETLSRLVELVDEATYIVPDQAILSMFEWLKYLPGDRFKVKRQRHLVDEILKIVQQFVDEHKENAHEKDSIDFIYSFMQEQERMREARENMEGFNDRDMLLMGYGLLFGGVSVVQALSWSFLYLVNHPDVVCNMQTEIDNTIGKSRSPTWKDKPSLPYCQAVLYEILRISSAIPVAPTHVLTENIQVNGYTLPKGAWVLLGLCTVNWDSSIFPEPEKFNPGRFINDSGQLFGFEKVYASYSLGPRSCAAQALAEIEMFLFITSVVQKYNIANEPGKPMPSLEGTYKGAHIPNPYNVCLKQRF